In one Thermoanaerobacterales bacterium genomic region, the following are encoded:
- the carA gene encoding glutamine-hydrolyzing carbamoyl-phosphate synthase small subunit, translating into MRKAVLALEDGTVFTGEAFAAPGETWGEVVFNTGMTGYEGVLTDPSYCGQIVVMTYPLIGNYGTNREDFESARIYARGLVVREACDDPSNWRSEHSLRDLLLEQGIVAVTGVDTRALTRRLRRYGTMRGILSTLDVPPEELVARARACPQLSDQDLLQEVAHAERTVVPGTGPRVALINLGAKLNIVRSLSHHQCEIVIVPPTATAEEILAEDPAGVVISNGPGDPERAVGVIETVRGLVGKKPLFGICLGHQVIALAVGARTYKLKFGHRGANHPVQDTATGRVYITSHNHGFAVDEASLEGLDLEVSHRNLNDGTVEGLRHRRLPIFAVQYHPEASPGPHDSEYLFKEFLTAIAREEEK; encoded by the coding sequence ATGCGCAAGGCGGTTTTGGCTCTGGAAGACGGGACGGTCTTCACCGGCGAAGCTTTCGCCGCGCCGGGAGAGACCTGGGGCGAGGTCGTGTTTAACACCGGCATGACGGGTTACGAGGGCGTGCTTACCGACCCATCCTACTGCGGCCAGATTGTAGTGATGACCTACCCCCTCATCGGAAATTACGGTACCAACCGGGAGGACTTTGAGTCGGCGCGCATCTACGCTCGCGGTTTGGTCGTGCGCGAGGCATGCGATGACCCGAGCAACTGGAGGTCCGAGCACTCCCTGCGGGACTTACTGCTGGAACAGGGTATCGTGGCCGTCACCGGCGTTGATACCCGCGCCCTGACACGCCGCCTGCGCCGTTACGGGACGATGCGCGGGATACTCAGCACCCTGGATGTCCCGCCGGAGGAACTCGTCGCCCGGGCCAGAGCCTGCCCCCAGCTCAGCGACCAGGATCTTCTTCAGGAAGTCGCCCACGCCGAGCGTACCGTCGTCCCCGGCACCGGACCCCGGGTGGCTCTGATCAACCTTGGAGCGAAGCTGAATATCGTGCGCTCCCTGTCCCACCATCAATGCGAAATCGTCATCGTTCCCCCGACGGCCACGGCCGAAGAGATCCTGGCTGAAGACCCGGCCGGTGTCGTCATCTCCAACGGCCCCGGGGACCCGGAACGCGCCGTTGGGGTTATCGAGACCGTGCGCGGATTGGTTGGCAAGAAACCCCTTTTCGGTATCTGCCTGGGCCACCAGGTCATCGCCCTTGCGGTTGGAGCGCGGACTTACAAGCTGAAATTCGGGCACCGCGGCGCCAACCACCCGGTACAGGATACCGCCACCGGCCGGGTATACATTACGAGCCACAATCACGGTTTCGCCGTCGACGAGGCCTCCCTTGAGGGGTTGGATCTAGAAGTCTCGCACCGGAACCTGAATGACGGCACCGTGGAAGGGTTGCGGCACCGCCGGCTGCCGATTTTCGCCGTGCAGTACCACCCTGAAGCCTCGCCCGGTCCTCACGATTCCGAATACCTTTTCAAGGAATTCCTGACGGCGATCGCCCGGGAGGAGGAGAAATAG